Proteins found in one Promicromonospora sukumoe genomic segment:
- a CDS encoding GlxA family transcriptional regulator, with translation MQRPHRVVVLVLDGARPLDVGIPAEVFHPETGFPYEVSACGVTAGTVSSHGHFGFTVPRGLDALDDADTVIVPGYVPVGRPLPDEVREALRGAASRGARVASICYGAFALADAGLLDGLRATTHWDAAELLAQRHPRVTVEPNVLFVDEGAVLTSAGAAAGLDLCLHIVRRDLGVSPATEIARGLVTAPYRTGGQAQYLPTARAAVQGETLAATREWALAHLDQPLTVAGLAAHARLSSRTFLRRFTEETGSTPMRWILRARVDAARELLESTRLSVDRIAERVGLGTGSNLRLHFRRLLDVSPSEYRATFSGRD, from the coding sequence ATGCAGCGACCGCACCGGGTGGTGGTCCTCGTGCTCGACGGGGCGCGCCCGCTCGACGTCGGTATCCCGGCGGAGGTGTTCCACCCGGAGACGGGGTTCCCCTACGAGGTGTCGGCCTGCGGGGTGACCGCCGGGACGGTGTCGTCCCACGGGCACTTCGGCTTCACGGTCCCGCGGGGCCTGGATGCCCTGGACGACGCTGACACGGTCATCGTCCCGGGGTACGTCCCGGTCGGCCGGCCGCTCCCGGACGAGGTGCGCGAGGCGCTCCGCGGTGCCGCCTCGCGCGGGGCCCGCGTCGCCTCGATCTGCTACGGAGCGTTCGCCCTCGCGGACGCCGGCCTGCTCGACGGCCTGCGCGCGACGACCCACTGGGACGCCGCAGAGCTGCTCGCGCAGCGGCACCCGCGGGTCACCGTCGAGCCGAACGTGCTCTTCGTCGACGAGGGTGCCGTCCTGACCTCCGCGGGGGCCGCCGCCGGTCTCGACCTGTGCCTGCACATCGTCCGGCGCGACCTCGGCGTGAGCCCGGCGACCGAGATCGCGCGCGGGCTCGTCACCGCGCCCTACCGGACCGGGGGCCAGGCCCAGTACCTGCCGACGGCCAGGGCGGCCGTGCAGGGCGAGACCCTCGCCGCGACGCGCGAGTGGGCCCTGGCGCACCTCGACCAGCCGCTCACCGTCGCCGGGCTCGCCGCGCACGCCCGGCTGTCGTCCCGCACGTTCCTGCGCCGGTTCACCGAGGAGACGGGCAGCACCCCGATGCGGTGGATCCTCCGGGCGCGGGTCGACGCTGCGCGCGAGCTCCTGGAGAGCACGCGGCTGTCCGTCGACCGCATCGCGGAGCGGGTCGGCCTGGGCACCGGCTCGAACCTCCGGCTGCACTTCCGCCGGCTCCTGGACGTGTCGCCCTCGGAGTACCGCGCCACCTTCTCCGGGCGGGACTGA
- the pdxA gene encoding 4-hydroxythreonine-4-phosphate dehydrogenase PdxA has protein sequence MQVDNQVFGQGPASDRPVVLADDLSGAAEVAAVALRVGWTAAQVRSDVAERPADAEVLPVVDLDSRTLDAATAAERVDTVLRALVGSGARVAKKIDSLLRGNVEAELAPFLRGGSTVVLSPALPRLGRTVLDGVLRLDGVALHDTGAWSAEARPAPRTVRDAVGELPSRTVPLAELRAGGLAAALAAGASGVLVCDAVDDDDLSTVADAAHRHGAVLAGSSDLIGHLLARTRPVAPAGRAAQRPRPESARSESARPEPARRVLGVVGTAAPVANRQLAEAAATAGVLVRRLDIKDLLAADGTRLARAAHDLAEALTGRDVCVALEGEAPVGRAEQRRVTASLAEIVSAAVARDPRTALFLTGGETARAVLDRLGEATLHVFGEVHHGAVVAGTGAGRLVSVRPGSFGDDASITQIFRALGPERTIHERTDMTTKSERETATVENGTDSRPLIAVTMGDAAGVGPEVTVGALADPEVLRLCRPVVVGDRARLQEAARILGLAVDVVAVEGTADAVFEDGRINVIDLGLIPSDLPWGELSALAGDAAYQYVKVASELSLAGEVQGICTAPLNKEALHLGGHRYPGHTELLAHLTGTPEVSMMLSSPQLKVIHVTTHIGLVDAVAKIEPGLVERTVRRGNEALVRAGVAAPRIGVCAINPHAGEHGLFGHGEEEEKIVPAVKVLQADGLDVTGPLPADTAFFLAGRGDYDLIVAMYHDQGHGPIKVLGIEDGVNITVGLPVIRTSVDHGTAFDIAGKGVVRVGSMIEAVRQAAALSVRHRSA, from the coding sequence GTGCAGGTGGACAACCAGGTCTTCGGGCAGGGCCCGGCCTCGGACAGGCCGGTCGTGCTCGCCGACGACCTCTCGGGCGCCGCGGAGGTGGCCGCCGTCGCGCTGCGCGTCGGCTGGACCGCGGCGCAGGTGCGATCCGACGTCGCGGAGCGGCCGGCCGATGCCGAGGTCCTGCCCGTCGTGGACCTCGACTCCCGCACTCTCGACGCCGCCACCGCGGCGGAGCGCGTGGACACGGTGCTGCGCGCGCTGGTCGGCAGCGGAGCCCGCGTCGCGAAGAAGATCGACTCGCTGCTCCGGGGCAACGTCGAGGCCGAGCTCGCCCCCTTCCTGCGCGGCGGGTCGACGGTCGTGCTCAGCCCCGCGCTGCCGCGGCTGGGACGAACGGTGCTGGACGGCGTGCTCCGGCTGGACGGCGTCGCCCTGCACGACACGGGAGCCTGGTCCGCCGAGGCCCGTCCCGCGCCGAGAACGGTGCGGGACGCCGTCGGGGAGCTCCCGTCCCGCACAGTGCCGCTGGCCGAGCTGCGTGCGGGCGGCCTTGCCGCGGCGCTCGCGGCCGGCGCATCGGGCGTCCTGGTCTGCGACGCCGTCGACGACGACGACCTGAGCACCGTCGCCGACGCCGCGCACCGGCACGGCGCGGTGCTCGCCGGGTCGTCCGACCTGATCGGTCACCTGCTGGCCCGGACCCGCCCGGTGGCACCGGCCGGACGGGCGGCGCAGCGACCGCGCCCGGAGTCCGCGCGCTCGGAGTCCGCGCGCCCCGAACCCGCGCGCCGCGTGCTCGGCGTCGTCGGCACCGCCGCCCCGGTCGCGAACCGGCAGCTCGCCGAGGCCGCCGCGACCGCCGGGGTGCTGGTCCGGCGCCTGGACATCAAGGATCTTCTTGCGGCCGACGGCACTCGCCTGGCCCGCGCCGCGCACGACCTGGCGGAGGCCCTCACCGGCCGCGACGTCTGCGTCGCGCTGGAGGGGGAGGCGCCCGTCGGGCGCGCCGAGCAGCGTCGCGTCACCGCGTCGCTCGCCGAGATCGTCTCCGCCGCCGTCGCGCGTGACCCGCGTACCGCCCTCTTCCTGACCGGAGGCGAGACCGCCCGTGCGGTGCTCGACCGGCTGGGCGAGGCGACCCTGCACGTGTTCGGCGAGGTCCACCACGGTGCCGTGGTGGCCGGCACGGGCGCGGGCCGGCTTGTGTCGGTCCGCCCCGGCAGCTTCGGGGACGACGCGTCCATCACCCAGATCTTCCGAGCGCTCGGACCAGAGCGCACCATCCACGAGAGGACCGACATGACGACGAAGAGCGAACGAGAGACCGCCACGGTCGAGAACGGGACGGACAGCCGCCCCCTCATCGCGGTGACCATGGGCGACGCGGCAGGCGTCGGCCCCGAGGTGACGGTCGGCGCGCTCGCCGACCCCGAGGTGCTCCGCCTGTGCCGGCCCGTGGTGGTGGGCGACCGCGCCCGTCTCCAGGAGGCAGCCCGCATCCTCGGGCTCGCGGTCGACGTCGTCGCCGTGGAAGGAACCGCCGACGCGGTCTTCGAGGACGGTCGCATCAATGTCATCGACCTCGGGCTGATCCCGTCGGACCTGCCCTGGGGCGAGCTGTCCGCGCTCGCGGGCGACGCGGCGTACCAGTACGTCAAGGTCGCGTCCGAGCTCTCGCTCGCGGGTGAGGTGCAGGGGATCTGCACGGCCCCCTTGAACAAGGAGGCCCTCCACCTCGGCGGCCACCGGTACCCCGGCCACACGGAGCTGCTCGCGCACCTCACCGGGACCCCCGAGGTCTCGATGATGCTCAGCTCCCCGCAGCTCAAGGTCATCCACGTCACGACGCACATCGGTCTCGTCGACGCCGTCGCGAAGATCGAGCCGGGCCTCGTCGAGCGCACCGTGCGCCGCGGGAACGAGGCGCTCGTGCGGGCCGGCGTCGCCGCGCCGCGCATCGGGGTGTGCGCGATCAACCCGCACGCGGGCGAGCACGGTCTGTTCGGGCACGGCGAGGAGGAGGAGAAGATCGTGCCGGCGGTCAAGGTCCTGCAGGCCGACGGCCTCGACGTGACCGGCCCGCTCCCCGCGGACACGGCGTTCTTCCTCGCGGGGCGGGGCGACTACGACCTGATCGTCGCGATGTACCACGACCAGGGGCACGGCCCCATCAAGGTCCTGGGCATCGAGGACGGCGTGAACATCACGGTGGGGCTGCCCGTCATCCGGACCTCCGTGGACCACGGCACGGCCTTCGACATCGCCGGCAAGGGCGTGGTGCGGGTGGGCAGCATGATCGAGGCCGTGCGCCAGGCGGCCGCGCTGTCGGTCCGGCACCGCTCGGCCTGA
- a CDS encoding sialidase family protein: MTLFDGLLRPRTDGGTEAFLPTPTVQCHAANLAFLPDGDLACVWFGGTQEGVSDISVHLSRLPAGADRWLEPVQVSFDPTRSEQNPILFTAPDGDLWLLYTAQLAGNQDTAEVRRRVSHDGGDTWDEPTALLGADAPTGVFVRQVPVTLSSGRILLPTFNCVAVPGEKWVGNQDTASVWYSDDGGRTWTETPVPDSEGCVHMNIVPRADGTLWACFRSRWADHVYESASDDGGLTWTPCRPTTLPNNNSSIQALTTGDGEMAMVMNYASQADATGRRLSLYDEIDDDGVKDTDGPVLAEPSFDGEGRTAFWGAPRAPMTLALSDDDGRTWPVAYDIENGDGYCMSNNSRDGINREMSYPSVIAGPDGDLHVAYTWHRKAIKHVRLDAGTLARIRASRPVSAGPDLREHAGI, from the coding sequence ATGACTCTGTTCGACGGGCTGCTGCGCCCCCGCACCGACGGCGGGACAGAGGCGTTCCTGCCCACCCCCACCGTGCAGTGCCACGCGGCCAACCTCGCCTTCCTGCCCGACGGCGACCTCGCCTGCGTCTGGTTCGGCGGAACCCAGGAGGGCGTCTCCGACATCTCGGTCCACCTCTCCCGGCTCCCCGCCGGCGCGGACCGCTGGCTCGAGCCCGTCCAGGTCAGCTTCGACCCCACCCGCTCGGAGCAGAACCCCATCCTGTTCACCGCCCCCGACGGCGACCTCTGGCTGCTCTACACCGCGCAGCTCGCGGGCAACCAGGACACCGCGGAGGTGCGCCGGCGCGTCTCGCACGATGGCGGCGACACCTGGGACGAGCCGACCGCCCTTCTCGGCGCGGACGCCCCGACCGGCGTGTTCGTCCGCCAGGTGCCGGTCACGCTCAGCAGCGGCCGCATCCTGCTGCCCACCTTCAACTGCGTGGCCGTCCCGGGCGAGAAGTGGGTCGGCAACCAGGACACCGCCTCGGTCTGGTACTCCGACGACGGGGGCCGGACCTGGACCGAGACCCCGGTCCCGGACTCCGAGGGCTGCGTCCACATGAACATCGTGCCCCGCGCCGACGGCACGCTCTGGGCCTGCTTCCGCTCACGCTGGGCCGACCACGTCTACGAGTCCGCGTCCGACGACGGCGGCCTGACCTGGACGCCGTGCCGCCCGACCACGCTGCCCAACAACAACTCGTCGATCCAGGCGCTCACGACGGGCGACGGCGAGATGGCGATGGTCATGAACTACGCCAGCCAGGCCGACGCGACCGGCCGGAGGCTCTCCCTGTACGACGAGATCGACGACGACGGCGTCAAGGACACCGACGGCCCGGTGCTCGCCGAGCCGTCGTTCGACGGCGAGGGGCGCACCGCGTTCTGGGGCGCCCCGCGCGCCCCGATGACCCTGGCCCTCTCGGACGACGACGGCCGCACCTGGCCGGTCGCGTACGACATCGAGAACGGCGACGGGTACTGCATGTCGAACAACAGCCGCGACGGGATCAACCGGGAGATGTCCTACCCGTCGGTCATCGCCGGCCCCGACGGCGACCTCCACGTGGCGTACACCTGGCACCGCAAGGCGATCAAGCACGTGCGCCTGGACGCCGGCACCCTGGCCCGCATCCGGGCCTCCCGTCCCGTCTCCGCCGGTCCCGACCTGCGCGAGCACGCGGGGATCTGA
- a CDS encoding SLC13 family permease, whose amino-acid sequence MTLPMILALAVLIVMIVLIMTDVLPFGAPPLLACLLLVVVGLSTVPEAFAGFTNSSVLMIAFFMVPLAAMQKTRLIGRVKRSMGELVKKGGYKSYALLIVVVMLGASLAGTGATGYYVLVVALVSTIPYEKKLPTSKLMMPLGLATNHPLAPVNVALIYGVMITALEASGYTGGVSMVSFALVNLIVSVGFLAWALVAYRLLPDHPIADPAPESSAPGGAAVVSAPGGGTPAPGNGSGPLPLATGTNRDLALRESDRGGLPAWKEYATGAMFVVSVVAMMLLNVLGDLAYVVPGLCAFALLFIRMVDFKEFRESLFAPVILMMAGVIGVADALAKSGLTGLVGNSVADMVGSSVSPFVLVLVFALLTSTAAAFTGSNLGSVAIFAPIAIATFLSLGLNPVAAACAVAVAGWNGHYMPIDGLPAMIFGMGRYKLTEFWKFTVPMYLIRILVLSAGAVLIFPV is encoded by the coding sequence ATGACGTTGCCGATGATCCTGGCGCTGGCCGTCCTGATCGTGATGATCGTTCTCATCATGACGGACGTGCTGCCCTTCGGAGCACCGCCACTGCTGGCCTGCCTGCTGCTCGTGGTCGTCGGCCTGTCGACGGTCCCGGAGGCCTTCGCGGGCTTCACGAACTCGAGCGTCCTGATGATCGCGTTCTTCATGGTCCCACTGGCGGCCATGCAGAAGACACGACTCATCGGCAGGGTCAAGAGATCCATGGGCGAGCTCGTCAAGAAGGGCGGCTACAAGAGCTACGCCCTGCTGATCGTCGTCGTCATGCTGGGGGCCAGCCTCGCGGGCACCGGCGCCACGGGCTACTACGTGCTGGTCGTCGCCCTGGTGTCGACCATCCCGTACGAGAAGAAGCTGCCCACGTCGAAGCTGATGATGCCGCTGGGCCTCGCGACCAACCACCCGCTCGCCCCCGTGAACGTGGCGCTGATCTACGGTGTCATGATCACCGCCCTCGAAGCCTCCGGCTACACCGGCGGCGTCTCGATGGTGAGCTTCGCCCTGGTCAACCTGATCGTGAGCGTCGGCTTCCTGGCCTGGGCGCTCGTGGCGTACCGGCTCCTGCCGGACCACCCGATCGCCGACCCCGCGCCGGAGTCGTCCGCACCGGGCGGCGCAGCCGTGGTGTCCGCCCCGGGCGGCGGGACGCCCGCCCCCGGCAACGGGTCGGGACCGCTGCCGCTGGCGACGGGAACGAACCGGGACCTCGCCCTGCGCGAGTCCGACCGTGGCGGGCTGCCCGCCTGGAAGGAGTACGCCACCGGAGCCATGTTCGTCGTGAGCGTCGTGGCCATGATGCTCCTGAACGTGCTGGGCGACCTCGCCTACGTCGTCCCCGGCCTCTGCGCCTTCGCCCTGCTCTTCATCCGGATGGTCGACTTCAAGGAGTTCCGCGAGAGCCTGTTCGCCCCCGTCATCCTCATGATGGCGGGCGTGATCGGGGTGGCCGACGCCCTCGCGAAGTCGGGCCTGACCGGCCTGGTCGGCAACTCCGTGGCCGACATGGTCGGCTCGTCGGTGTCACCGTTCGTGCTCGTCCTGGTGTTCGCGCTGCTGACCAGCACCGCCGCCGCCTTCACGGGCTCCAACCTCGGCTCAGTGGCGATCTTCGCCCCGATCGCCATCGCGACCTTCCTGAGCCTGGGGCTCAACCCCGTCGCCGCCGCGTGCGCCGTGGCCGTCGCCGGCTGGAACGGCCACTACATGCCCATCGACGGCCTGCCCGCGATGATCTTCGGCATGGGCCGGTACAAGCTGACGGAGTTCTGGAAGTTCACGGTCCCCATGTATCTCATCCGGATCCTCGTCCTGTCCGCAGGCGCCGTCCTGATCTTCCCGGTGTAG
- a CDS encoding DeoR/GlpR family DNA-binding transcription regulator, whose product MRAPQRREEIVRMARSNGLASVEHLAEVFGVTQSTIRRDLSTLDKSNQLARTYGGVIAVRSPHYEASLQERASDSHRAKDTIGRWAADQVEPGETVLLDAGTTTARVAAHLHGTSPLTVVTSGLTPFFELADDSAMQRILLGGEYREVSQSFVGPLTEAALDRWSFDRAFLGADAVTAERGICEASPAQTRLKELMARAGDEVYVLAHAGKLGATPFNAWVHLPGKWTLVTDAGATEEQLTPFREHGITTVVTG is encoded by the coding sequence ATGAGGGCACCACAGCGACGCGAAGAGATCGTACGGATGGCCAGGAGCAACGGGCTGGCCAGCGTCGAGCACCTCGCCGAGGTGTTCGGGGTCACCCAGTCGACGATCCGTCGCGACCTGTCCACGCTCGACAAGTCGAACCAGCTCGCCCGGACCTACGGCGGCGTGATCGCCGTCCGGTCGCCGCACTACGAGGCGAGCCTCCAGGAGCGGGCCTCCGACAGCCATCGCGCCAAGGACACGATCGGCCGCTGGGCGGCCGACCAGGTCGAGCCCGGAGAGACGGTGCTGCTGGACGCCGGGACGACCACCGCGCGGGTCGCGGCGCACCTGCACGGCACGTCGCCGCTCACCGTGGTGACCAGCGGCCTGACGCCGTTCTTCGAGCTCGCGGACGACTCCGCCATGCAGCGCATCCTGCTGGGCGGCGAGTACCGCGAGGTCTCCCAGAGCTTCGTCGGACCTCTGACCGAGGCGGCTCTCGACCGGTGGTCGTTCGACCGGGCGTTCCTGGGGGCCGACGCCGTGACCGCCGAGCGCGGGATCTGTGAGGCCTCGCCCGCGCAGACGAGGCTCAAGGAGCTGATGGCGCGGGCCGGCGACGAGGTCTACGTCCTGGCCCACGCGGGCAAGCTCGGCGCGACGCCGTTCAACGCCTGGGTGCACCTGCCGGGGAAGTGGACCCTCGTCACGGACGCCGGGGCGACCGAGGAGCAGCTCACTCCCTTCAGGGAGCACGGCATCACGACGGTCGTGACGGGCTGA
- the dapA gene encoding 4-hydroxy-tetrahydrodipicolinate synthase, with protein MKTVPIRGIIPALVTPFHDDESLNLEQMRRHTRRAIDAGAHGVFCLGTNGEFFQLTADERVAVLEAVTEAADGRVPVYAGAGTVGTRDTITLSRRLVDAGADVLSVITPYFAAASQEELYRHFAAVAESVDAPVLLYNIPARTNVSLAPSTVARLAAIENIVGIKDSSGNFDNILQYLELTDRDTFAVLSGTDSLILPSLQAGGTGGITAIANIYPRTMVEIFERWSAGDLDAARAAQAAIRPVRNLFRHGNPNTIVKAATNSAGEPVGPCRAPFDLLPEQALADIAATVAADHARGLR; from the coding sequence ATGAAGACCGTTCCGATCCGAGGCATCATTCCCGCCCTGGTGACCCCGTTCCACGACGACGAGTCGCTGAACCTCGAGCAGATGAGACGCCATACCCGGCGCGCGATCGACGCCGGCGCGCACGGTGTCTTCTGCCTGGGCACCAACGGGGAGTTCTTCCAGCTGACGGCCGACGAGCGCGTCGCCGTCCTCGAAGCCGTCACCGAGGCCGCCGACGGACGCGTCCCCGTCTACGCGGGCGCGGGCACCGTCGGCACCCGGGACACCATCACGCTCTCGCGGCGGCTCGTCGACGCCGGCGCGGACGTCCTGTCCGTGATCACGCCCTACTTCGCCGCCGCGTCGCAGGAGGAGCTCTACCGGCACTTCGCGGCCGTCGCCGAGAGCGTCGACGCCCCGGTCCTGCTCTACAACATCCCCGCGCGCACCAACGTGAGCCTCGCCCCGTCGACGGTGGCCCGGCTCGCCGCGATCGAGAACATCGTCGGCATCAAGGACTCGTCGGGAAACTTCGACAACATCCTGCAGTACCTCGAGCTCACCGACCGCGACACGTTCGCCGTGCTCTCGGGCACGGACTCGCTGATCCTGCCGAGCCTGCAGGCCGGCGGGACCGGCGGCATCACCGCCATCGCCAACATCTACCCCCGAACGATGGTGGAGATCTTCGAGCGGTGGTCGGCCGGGGACCTCGACGCGGCCCGGGCCGCGCAGGCCGCCATCCGCCCCGTGCGCAACCTCTTCCGCCACGGCAATCCCAACACCATCGTCAAGGCGGCCACGAACAGCGCCGGCGAGCCGGTCGGGCCGTGCCGCGCACCGTTCGACCTGCTGCCCGAGCAGGCCCTCGCCGACATCGCGGCGACCGTCGCCGCGGACCACGCCCGGGGCCTGCGATGA
- a CDS encoding aldo/keto reductase produces the protein MSAHPTQIPTVTVDGVATPLTRVVLGTMSMGDTADAAASEAMFEAAVDAGITGIDCANGYARGTTESLIAPWVRRHRDSIVLSTKAGIPHPDAGDHAPLSRAGLTASVEGSLRRLAVDSIDVFYLHQPDRRTPVAETLATIADLHRAGKIKALGISNYSAWQALEVIRTAEEIGTIRPVVGQNVYSLLARRVEDEWIEFAQTYGLLTMCYNPLAGGLLGRAPQESGVPSRFSTGSSLAEMYKKRYWTPELLTAVTELAAVAADAGLTLPELALRWLISRPGADAVLVGGGSTEHLAGNLRSLAKGPLPEDVLAACLEISEPLMGSMPRYNR, from the coding sequence ATGAGCGCGCACCCGACCCAGATCCCCACCGTGACCGTGGACGGCGTCGCGACACCGCTCACCCGGGTCGTGCTGGGCACGATGTCCATGGGCGACACCGCCGATGCCGCCGCGTCCGAGGCGATGTTCGAGGCCGCCGTCGACGCCGGGATCACCGGGATCGACTGCGCGAACGGCTACGCCCGCGGGACCACCGAGTCCCTGATCGCCCCGTGGGTCCGGCGGCACCGGGACAGCATCGTCCTGTCGACCAAGGCGGGCATCCCCCATCCGGACGCCGGCGACCACGCACCGCTGTCCCGGGCCGGCCTCACCGCCAGTGTCGAGGGGTCGCTGCGGCGGCTGGCCGTGGACAGCATCGACGTGTTCTACCTGCACCAGCCGGACCGGCGCACGCCCGTCGCCGAGACCCTGGCGACGATCGCCGACCTGCACCGGGCCGGCAAGATCAAGGCCCTCGGGATCTCCAACTACTCCGCGTGGCAGGCCCTCGAGGTGATCCGGACGGCCGAGGAGATCGGCACCATCCGCCCCGTCGTCGGCCAGAACGTCTACAGCCTCCTGGCCCGCCGGGTGGAGGACGAGTGGATCGAGTTCGCGCAGACGTACGGCCTGCTTACCATGTGCTACAATCCGCTCGCCGGCGGTCTGCTCGGTCGCGCACCCCAGGAGTCCGGGGTGCCGAGCCGCTTCTCCACGGGCTCGAGCCTCGCCGAGATGTACAAGAAGCGCTACTGGACGCCCGAGCTGCTGACGGCGGTCACCGAGCTCGCCGCCGTGGCCGCGGACGCGGGCCTCACGCTCCCCGAGCTGGCGCTGCGGTGGCTGATCAGCCGGCCGGGAGCGGACGCGGTGCTGGTCGGCGGCGGCAGCACCGAGCATCTGGCCGGCAACCTCCGGTCGCTGGCCAAGGGGCCTCTTCCCGAGGACGTGCTCGCCGCCTGCCTGGAGATCAGCGAACCCCTCATGGGCTCGATGCCGCGCTACAACCGCTGA
- a CDS encoding PAS and ANTAR domain-containing protein, translating into MSSPAASRPVPSFDEHGPGTPPTSAGQILSALGLGTDLLVGRYSVHLSSGSWWWSDEVYTMHGWDLSDVEPGLEALRARKHPDDRHLVVRTASDALRRGKPFATAHRIVTTAGETRSVLVTGRRALRPRDRTAELAGYIIDVTPGLSEAVRRTTDGAVQRAFVGQAGIEQVKGLIMAVRNLDEAAAGEVLAAEARRHGITLRLAAGQVAAALRDEAGKGGGSSATLDRALAAVHTVDRPRGHDALLTRRPRRRS; encoded by the coding sequence ATGTCGTCCCCTGCCGCCTCCCGCCCCGTGCCATCCTTCGACGAGCACGGCCCCGGGACCCCGCCGACCAGCGCCGGACAGATCCTCAGTGCCCTCGGCCTGGGTACCGACCTGCTCGTGGGCCGCTACAGCGTCCACCTCTCGTCCGGGAGCTGGTGGTGGTCGGACGAGGTGTACACGATGCACGGCTGGGACCTGAGCGACGTCGAGCCCGGCCTGGAGGCCCTACGGGCCCGGAAACATCCCGACGACCGCCACCTCGTCGTGCGGACAGCCAGTGACGCGCTCCGCCGCGGCAAGCCGTTCGCGACCGCGCACCGCATCGTGACCACCGCGGGCGAGACCCGGTCGGTGCTCGTCACCGGTCGCCGTGCGCTCCGGCCCCGGGACCGGACGGCGGAGCTCGCCGGGTACATCATCGACGTCACGCCGGGCCTGTCCGAGGCGGTGCGGCGCACGACGGACGGCGCCGTGCAGCGGGCCTTCGTCGGCCAGGCGGGGATCGAGCAGGTCAAGGGCCTCATCATGGCGGTACGCAACCTCGACGAGGCCGCCGCCGGCGAGGTCCTGGCGGCCGAGGCGCGGCGGCACGGGATCACGCTGCGGCTCGCGGCCGGGCAGGTCGCCGCCGCCCTGCGCGACGAGGCCGGAAAGGGCGGCGGGTCGTCCGCGACGCTCGACCGCGCGCTCGCCGCCGTCCACACCGTGGACCGGCCCCGCGGGCACGACGCCCTCCTGACGCGCCGCCCCCGCCGCCGTTCCTAG
- a CDS encoding ANTAR domain-containing protein, translating into MNPPELLGVLAESFAGTDACRTLPMRLCAACVDTFGAQGGALTVLAGPGDQVAVSTPGEYEQLEPLQEVLGEGPVPRAIGEDRLVALCLGDVVDEYPVFSHLAGSVSGDATAEATLYAVPMRVSPRVVGALSVYVTGDLAARAPDLQLVADAVGTILLRRTTLGDWSEKASFHQATGMVAAEFGIRPDDASAMIRAHAFARSTSLLEVADDVLARRRFPGDG; encoded by the coding sequence ATGAACCCTCCGGAACTCTTGGGTGTGCTGGCAGAGTCCTTCGCCGGGACCGACGCCTGCCGGACGTTGCCGATGCGGCTGTGCGCGGCGTGCGTCGACACCTTCGGGGCGCAGGGCGGGGCGCTGACCGTGCTCGCCGGCCCGGGGGACCAGGTCGCCGTCAGCACGCCGGGCGAGTACGAGCAGCTCGAACCGCTGCAGGAGGTCCTGGGCGAGGGGCCGGTGCCCCGGGCCATCGGCGAGGACCGGCTCGTGGCCCTGTGCCTCGGCGACGTGGTGGACGAGTACCCCGTCTTCTCGCACCTCGCCGGGTCGGTGTCCGGCGACGCGACCGCCGAGGCGACCCTCTACGCGGTACCGATGCGGGTCAGCCCGCGCGTCGTCGGCGCGCTCAGCGTGTACGTGACCGGCGACCTGGCGGCCCGCGCTCCGGACCTGCAGCTCGTGGCCGACGCCGTCGGGACGATCCTGCTGCGCCGGACCACGCTGGGGGACTGGTCGGAGAAGGCGTCGTTCCACCAGGCGACCGGGATGGTCGCCGCCGAGTTCGGCATCCGCCCCGACGACGCTTCCGCGATGATCCGGGCGCACGCCTTCGCGCGGTCGACGAGCCTCCTGGAGGTCGCGGACGACGTCCTGGCGCGACGCCGGTTCCCGGGCGACGGGTAG